From the genome of Leptolyngbya iicbica LK, one region includes:
- a CDS encoding pre-16S rRNA-processing nuclease YqgF, protein MIANARACSQPTILGFDPGRQKCGLAIMGLDRQLFYRAVIAADEVMTTIQQLQQQYPISLIVMGDQTSANDWQAQLTQLAEPLRVVLVDERYSSLEARDRYWQLNPPQGLQRLIPQGMRQPQEPIDDIVAMLLIERYLNRLVEG, encoded by the coding sequence GTGATTGCGAATGCGCGAGCCTGCTCCCAGCCCACGATCTTGGGATTTGATCCGGGACGTCAGAAATGTGGGTTAGCGATTATGGGGCTCGATCGCCAGCTGTTTTATCGTGCGGTCATTGCCGCCGATGAGGTGATGACGACCATTCAGCAGTTACAGCAGCAATACCCCATTTCGCTCATTGTGATGGGGGATCAAACCTCTGCCAATGATTGGCAAGCGCAGTTGACGCAGCTGGCAGAGCCGTTGCGGGTGGTGTTAGTCGATGAACGGTATTCTTCCCTGGAGGCGCGCGATCGCTACTGGCAACTCAATCCGCCCCAGGGGTTGCAGCGTCTGATTCCCCAAGGGATGCGGCAGCCCCAAGAGCCGATTGACGACATTGTGGCCATGCTGCTGATTGAGCGCTATTTGAATCGTTTGGTCGAGGGATAA